The segment CTGAAAGTGATTGCTCGATTTGGAGTCGGATACGATCCCGTAAACGTGCCCCACTGCACGAAGCTCGAAAAGGCGGTCACCATCACCCCCGCCTCGACTCATGATGCGGTCGCCGAGATGACAATGGGGCTGATCTTTGCCATCGCTAAATCCATTATTCCCAACGACATCAGTACCCGCGAGGGGGCCTGGAGCCGGGTGGTGCTGTACCCAGTGCGAGAACGGCTTATAGGGCTGGTCGGGTTAGGGCGTATCGGTCGCAGTACTGCTATCCGGGCAAAATTGCTGGGAATGCAGGTCATCGCTCACGATCAGTTTGCCGATCCGAAGTTCGTGAAAGAACAGGGAATCGAGCTCGTTTCTCTTGAAGAACTCCTGCAAAAATCTGATTATGTCTCCCTCCACGCACCCATGCTGCCCGAGACGAAATACCTGATTAACAAAGAGACGCTCAAGCTGATGAAACCAGACAGCGTTTTGATCAACACCGCTCGGGGCGGGCTGGTCAACGAGGCCGATCTTCTGGTGGCGTTGACCTCCGGTCAGATTCGGGCTGCGGCGCTCGATGTGTTTGAGCAGGAACCCCCTTCACCGGATAATCCCCTGTTCCAGCTGAAAAACGTGATCGCTTCGCCACATATGGCGGGGCTCGACCAAGTTTCCGTCGCCAATATGGCTCACGAAGCGGCAGAGTGCATCACTCAGCTGAGCAAGAATCAGTGGCCAGAAGGAAAAGTGGTGAACAGCGAATTGAAAACCAGTTGGAGCTGGTGATAATGGGTATAGAAACCCATTTAGTGAACAACCGGAACGCATAGCAGGTTCGAGCGGCGATAATCACGTTTTTCAGGACGTTACCTGCCCACAGATCGCCACAGAGGAAAGCTTCCCGTTCGATCTATTCTAAATACGAAATCAACTCACAGTTTAAGTAACGACTCAGGTAAGAAATCATGACTGACGCAAAAGAGAACGAGAACTTCAGCTTTCAGGCTGAAATCAAACAACTGCTGCACTTGTTATCACACTCGCTTTATCAAAACAAAGAAATCGCGATTCGAGAGCTGGTTTCCAACGCATCGGATGCCTTGGATAAATTCCGGCATGTCTCGCTGACAGACGGTAAGTTCGCCGATGACAAACCGCTTGAGATTCAAATCATTCCGGATAATGATAAACATATCCTCACGATCCGTGACAATGGGATCGGAATGACCAAAGAAGATTTGATCAGCAACTTGGGAACCATCGCCCACAGCGGTTCGCTCGACTACCTGAAAAATCTGACGGGCGACTCAAAGAAAGATGTCTCGCTGATTGGTCAATTCGGCGTTGGATTTTATTCCGCCTTCATGCTGGCAGACCGCGTCGAAGTCGTCACCCGCAGCTATCAGGAAGATAACGGTTGGCAATGGGAATCATTCGGTACCGGCGAATTCACCATCGCCGAAACCGAAGTGGAAGAGCGAGGAACCTCCATCCGTCTGCACTTAAAAGAAGATCTGGAAGAGTTCACCAATCCGGAACGACTCAAGTTCATTCTCACTCGGTACAGTACGTTCGTGCCCCATGCGATCATTATGGATGGCGAGCATGTCAACAACCAACAGCCGATCTGGGTGGAACCGAAAAGTCAACTGACCGAAGAACAGTACGACAGCTTCTATCAGTACCTCACTCATCGCAGCGAAGAAAAACCGCTCTGGCATTTGCATCTGTCGGCCGACTCTCCAATCCAATTCCATTCCATTTTGTATTGTGCCCCGCACAACATGGAAAAAATGGGATTCGGTGTAATGGAACATGGCCTGCACCTGTGTGCAAAACGAATCCTGGTTGAAAGTCAGTGCCGCGAGTTATTGCCGGAATACCTGCGATTCGTACAGGGAATAGTCGATTCCGCCGACCTACCACTCAACGTCTCTCGTGAGAGCCTGCAGGACAACACAATCTTCCGCAAGATCGCCAAAGTTCTCACCAAGAAGGTCCTCGATCATCTGCAGAAGATGTCTGAAAGCTCGACGGAAGAATACCTCAAGTTCTACGACGAATTCGGCATGACACTCCGCGAAGGAGTGAATCAGGACTTCGAAAACCGTATGAAGATTGCCAAACTTCTCCGGTTCCGTTCCTCCGATGCTGACGGCGAAGGCCTGACGTCGCTGGATGAATACCTCGGTCGAGCCAAAGAAGATCAAACACAGATTTACTACATCGGCGGCCCATCACTACCGCAGGTTAAAAACAATCCGAACCTGGAAGTCTTCAAACGAAAAGGGTTGGAAGTTCTGTATCTGGTTGATCCCGTTGATGAATTCATGCTGGCCCAATTGAATACGTTCGAAGAGAAACAAATCGTCTCCGTCGACAGTGCCGACATCGAATTTCCGGAAAGCACCAAATCAGCCGACGACGAACAAACGGCCGAAGCCGAAGAAGCCGCCAGCACACCTGGCTTTGAAAAGGTGGTCGAACTGTTCAAAGAAGCGATCGGCGAGCAGGTTCAGGACGTGCGTGCTTCCAAACGGCTGTCGGAAGGAATAGCGACTCTCGTCAGCACGGGAGGAATCAGTACACAGTTGGAGCAGGCACTGAACATGTCGGCCCAACAGCAATCACCGATGTCCAAACGAATTCTCGAAGTGAATGCTTCCGCCGCCCTGGTAAAACGGTTAGCCGACATTTCCGGCAACGCCGAGCACTACGACTTCATCAAAGAATGTGGACTTCAGATTTACTCGAACGCCATGCTCTCCGCCGGCCTGCTTCCTAACGTCGACGAGATGGTCCACCGCGTAGACGACCTGCTCCTCAACGCCGCCCAGAGCCGATCCTCAATCGTGACTTAAATCGTCAGATGCCATTCAAAAAAAGCCCGATCAGAACGTTCTGACCGGGCCTTTTTTTATTATGATTTGAGGCTTGCACAGAATCTGTGCCGAACCGATCACATCAAGTGACGGGGCGAATGGGTTCCT is part of the Polystyrenella longa genome and harbors:
- the htpG gene encoding molecular chaperone HtpG, with product MTDAKENENFSFQAEIKQLLHLLSHSLYQNKEIAIRELVSNASDALDKFRHVSLTDGKFADDKPLEIQIIPDNDKHILTIRDNGIGMTKEDLISNLGTIAHSGSLDYLKNLTGDSKKDVSLIGQFGVGFYSAFMLADRVEVVTRSYQEDNGWQWESFGTGEFTIAETEVEERGTSIRLHLKEDLEEFTNPERLKFILTRYSTFVPHAIIMDGEHVNNQQPIWVEPKSQLTEEQYDSFYQYLTHRSEEKPLWHLHLSADSPIQFHSILYCAPHNMEKMGFGVMEHGLHLCAKRILVESQCRELLPEYLRFVQGIVDSADLPLNVSRESLQDNTIFRKIAKVLTKKVLDHLQKMSESSTEEYLKFYDEFGMTLREGVNQDFENRMKIAKLLRFRSSDADGEGLTSLDEYLGRAKEDQTQIYYIGGPSLPQVKNNPNLEVFKRKGLEVLYLVDPVDEFMLAQLNTFEEKQIVSVDSADIEFPESTKSADDEQTAEAEEAASTPGFEKVVELFKEAIGEQVQDVRASKRLSEGIATLVSTGGISTQLEQALNMSAQQQSPMSKRILEVNASAALVKRLADISGNAEHYDFIKECGLQIYSNAMLSAGLLPNVDEMVHRVDDLLLNAAQSRSSIVT
- a CDS encoding phosphoglycerate dehydrogenase, translating into MSRKVLITPECLYKQPGRHVELFESCGFEVCYPEDITFTRGLFSFDDCVKVLAPYDAVLAGSEGYPAEMLDALPNLKVIARFGVGYDPVNVPHCTKLEKAVTITPASTHDAVAEMTMGLIFAIAKSIIPNDISTREGAWSRVVLYPVRERLIGLVGLGRIGRSTAIRAKLLGMQVIAHDQFADPKFVKEQGIELVSLEELLQKSDYVSLHAPMLPETKYLINKETLKLMKPDSVLINTARGGLVNEADLLVALTSGQIRAAALDVFEQEPPSPDNPLFQLKNVIASPHMAGLDQVSVANMAHEAAECITQLSKNQWPEGKVVNSELKTSWSW